The following are from one region of the Arachis duranensis cultivar V14167 chromosome 10, aradu.V14167.gnm2.J7QH, whole genome shotgun sequence genome:
- the LOC107469234 gene encoding alcohol dehydrogenase 1-like: MEARKTIGMVTARRLRRPPPLSDLFLALSSLPVIAEMTNRGVDRSVECTSSIQAMISTFEYVHDIIESELGWGVAILVGVPSKYDVFKTHPMNFLNERTLKGTFYGNYKSRTDLPNVVEKYMKGELELEKFITHTVSFPEINKPFDLMLKGESIRCIIRMDE; the protein is encoded by the exons ATGGAGGCGAGGAAGACGATCGGCATGGTGACGGCTCGGCGGCTGCGTCGCCCTCCTCCCCTCTCGGATCTGTTCCTCGCTCTTTCATCCCTTCCG GTAATTGCTGAAATGACCAATAGAGGCGTGGATCGTTCTGTTGAATGTACTAGCAGCATCCAAGCTATGATCTCAACATTTGAATATGTCCATGATATAATTGAATCAGAActt GGTTGGGGTGTTGCTATTCTTGTTGGTGTGCCAAGCAAATATGatgttttcaaaactcatccTATGAACTTCTTGAATGAGAGAACTCTCAAGGGTACCTTCTATGGTAACTACAAATCCCGAACCGATCTTCCTAATGTTGTGGAGAAGTACATGAAAGGG GAGTTGGAACTTGAGAAATTTATCACTCACACCGTTTCGTTCCCAGAGATTAACAAGCCTTTTGATTTGATGCTGAAAGGAGAGTCCATCAGGTGCATCATTCGGATGGACGAATAA